One Rhodospirillaceae bacterium genomic window carries:
- a CDS encoding acyl-CoA dehydrogenase — protein sequence MESQGTTDVSDFLKRVARVAPAIREAAEEIERSQRLSPDLRAKLHDEKFFRLLLPKPFGGEELPPAAFFETMSALAENDASTAWCICQANGCAMTAAFVAPEVAQNIWGNDPHAVVAWGPGKADLVEKEDGYVISGRWQFASGSRHATWLGGRTPVTLPDGQTVFRTFLFPASEVEMIDIWNVLGLRGTGSDGYSVKDLFVSKDYMATPGLDVGERLYDAPLYWIPSEVHQAIGFTGIALGIARSMLELFKEVATEKKPYRMTNMLSENALVQSDVAISEARIGSARAYMLNEAAEVWDDVLEKGELTEESNMRIRLSSTYSIHEAKAVVDLIYDAAGATAIFKGNPLERRFRDIHTLTQQYQGRKTHFQSVGASLLGLDPNVAPPT from the coding sequence ATGGAAAGCCAGGGAACAACGGATGTATCGGATTTTCTTAAAAGGGTTGCCCGGGTTGCCCCCGCAATTCGCGAGGCAGCGGAGGAAATAGAGCGCAGCCAAAGGCTATCGCCAGATTTGCGCGCAAAGTTACATGATGAAAAATTCTTCAGGCTTCTGCTGCCAAAGCCCTTTGGTGGCGAAGAACTCCCTCCGGCCGCATTTTTTGAAACCATGTCAGCGCTCGCCGAAAACGACGCCAGCACGGCCTGGTGCATTTGTCAGGCAAATGGCTGCGCCATGACGGCTGCATTTGTGGCCCCCGAAGTCGCGCAAAATATCTGGGGTAACGATCCTCACGCTGTCGTGGCCTGGGGACCGGGCAAAGCAGACCTAGTCGAAAAAGAAGACGGCTACGTCATTTCCGGGCGCTGGCAATTCGCAAGTGGCAGCCGGCACGCCACTTGGCTGGGCGGGCGCACCCCAGTAACCTTGCCCGACGGTCAGACCGTATTTCGTACTTTTCTATTTCCAGCCTCGGAAGTGGAAATGATTGATATTTGGAATGTTTTGGGGCTGCGCGGAACCGGCAGTGACGGCTATTCAGTCAAAGACTTGTTCGTATCCAAGGACTACATGGCAACGCCCGGACTGGACGTTGGGGAACGTTTGTACGACGCCCCGTTGTATTGGATCCCGTCGGAAGTCCACCAAGCGATCGGTTTTACCGGTATTGCGCTGGGAATTGCGCGCAGCATGCTGGAGCTTTTCAAAGAAGTCGCGACGGAAAAGAAGCCTTATCGCATGACCAACATGCTTTCGGAAAATGCCTTGGTACAGTCTGACGTTGCGATTTCTGAAGCAAGGATCGGGTCAGCTCGCGCCTACATGCTGAACGAGGCAGCCGAGGTGTGGGACGACGTCTTGGAGAAGGGAGAGTTGACCGAAGAGTCCAATATGCGCATTCGGCTTTCTTCCACCTATTCAATTCACGAAGCGAAAGCCGTGGTTGATCTGATCTATGATGCTGCTGGAGCCACGGCCATCTTTAAGGGCAATCCGCTTGAACGGCGTTTTCGCGATATCCATACCCTCACCCAGCAGTATCAAGGTCGAAAGACCCACTTTCAATCGGTTGGCGCGTCTTTACTCGGTCTGGACCCGAATGTCGCTCCCCCTACCTGA